In Desulfuribacillus alkaliarsenatis, the following proteins share a genomic window:
- the spoIIIAE gene encoding stage III sporulation protein AE yields MIAYQTRVLAMVVLVSIIIFSTAEVVIAENTSSTGTITSSMVKEQIDRLDTQNIEEYWQKLHQDYGGYLPGGQSPSIFDIILPGEEGLSVNAIFQGLLTYLFHEVVYNTRLLASIILLTVFSAILENVQSAFERNSVSKVAYSITYLVLIVLAINSFSIAVTYARDAIENMVQFMIALMPLVLGIMAAIGNVTSVAMFHPVIVFVVNIIGTFVSIIIFPLIFFSAVLHIVSAFTDKYKVTHLANFLRTVSLGLMGVFVSIFLGVISIQGAAGAVADGITIRTAKYITGNFVPVVGKMFSDAADTVIGASLLVKNSVGLVGMVILLLMCAFPAIKILTLAIIFNFSAAVMQPLGNTPIIQCLNTIGKSFIYIFAAVAVVGLMFFLALTIIIATANLSVVLR; encoded by the coding sequence TTGATAGCATATCAGACTCGAGTTTTAGCAATGGTTGTACTTGTATCAATTATAATATTTTCAACAGCTGAAGTGGTTATAGCTGAAAATACATCAAGTACTGGTACGATAACTAGCTCTATGGTTAAAGAGCAGATTGATCGCCTAGACACACAAAACATAGAAGAGTATTGGCAGAAGCTTCACCAGGATTATGGTGGTTATTTACCAGGTGGTCAAAGTCCCAGTATTTTTGACATTATTTTACCAGGGGAAGAAGGTTTAAGTGTTAATGCTATATTTCAAGGCTTACTTACTTACTTGTTCCACGAGGTAGTCTATAATACAAGACTTTTAGCAAGCATTATCTTACTTACAGTTTTTAGCGCCATTCTAGAAAATGTACAAAGTGCCTTTGAAAGGAATTCTGTAAGTAAGGTTGCTTATTCGATAACGTATTTGGTGTTAATTGTTCTTGCAATTAACTCCTTTAGCATAGCGGTTACTTATGCCCGCGATGCGATAGAAAACATGGTACAGTTCATGATTGCTTTGATGCCACTTGTCTTAGGAATTATGGCGGCAATTGGGAATGTTACATCGGTAGCGATGTTTCATCCAGTGATAGTATTTGTTGTGAATATCATTGGAACATTTGTTAGCATAATTATCTTTCCGCTTATATTTTTCTCTGCTGTCCTACATATTGTGAGTGCATTTACTGATAAGTACAAGGTAACTCATTTAGCAAATTTCTTAAGAACAGTCAGCTTGGGTTTAATGGGGGTCTTTGTCAGCATATTTTTAGGTGTGATTTCAATACAGGGGGCAGCTGGTGCAGTTGCTGATGGGATAACAATTAGAACAGCCAAGTATATTACGGGTAACTTCGTTCCAGTTGTCGGTAAGATGTTTTCTGATGCTGCTGATACAGTAATAGGAGCATCGTTATTAGTCAAAAACTCAGTAGGTCTTGTAGGGATGGTAATTTTGCTGCTAATGTGTGCTTTTCCTGCAATAAAAATTTTAACACTTGCCATCATCTTTAATTTTTCAGCAGCAGTCATGCAGCCATTGGGAAATACACCAATAATTCAATGCTTAAATACAATTGGCAAAAGCTTTATATATATTTTTGCAGCGGTAGCAGTTGTGGGCCTTATGTTCTTCCTTGCGTTAACAATTATTATCGCTACTGCAAATCTGTCAGTAGTTCTGAGGTAA
- a CDS encoding SpoIIIAH-like family protein, with the protein MSFFIVKKEKMLLSALMVFTLLILGYYVAGNLTQPVEIAVPTDVSEEREQSGRTDDNVTDNDPENQGPPGQVILYDSTYDDFVSFRLNRDFERSQMIDDLRITMASANVTPEEVAKAKSMYDNILKAASIEDDIEEIIMSLGFKDCVYSQTGEKAQIIVQADQVSPEQYLEILDIVSNKTGLSHRNIEVSYYN; encoded by the coding sequence ATGAGTTTTTTCATTGTGAAAAAAGAAAAGATGCTATTAAGCGCGCTAATGGTATTTACATTATTGATATTGGGTTATTATGTAGCGGGCAATCTTACGCAGCCTGTTGAGATTGCAGTACCTACTGATGTGTCAGAAGAGCGTGAGCAATCTGGTCGCACAGATGACAACGTAACTGACAATGATCCAGAAAACCAGGGGCCACCTGGGCAGGTAATATTATATGACTCAACCTATGATGATTTTGTATCCTTTAGACTAAATAGAGATTTTGAAAGGTCGCAAATGATAGACGACCTTCGTATTACAATGGCAAGTGCTAACGTAACTCCAGAAGAAGTAGCTAAAGCTAAGTCAATGTATGATAATATATTAAAAGCTGCAAGTATAGAAGATGATATAGAAGAAATAATAATGAGCTTAGGATTTAAGGATTGCGTATATTCGCAAACTGGGGAGAAAGCACAAATTATAGTGCAAGCAGACCAAGTATCTCCTGAACAATATCTTGAAATTCTTGATATCGTAAGCAATAAGACAGGATTATCACATAGAAATATTGAAGTTAGTTACTATAATTAG
- a CDS encoding HD domain-containing phosphohydrolase produces the protein MKTFTINLKLAELIDAFSLALDLAEGRQLGHARRTASIALLLAMHYGVKGNELNNIYYTAMLHDIGLYDPLDTITAMDQASVIRKHTIQGAKAVADIPYMEPISPFIKYHHERWDGKGEPEGLKGKLIPLPSRIVHLADSIEIFVNTKGADKYSLQNFIMHEAGRKFDPNLAKIAYAITKYDEFYETMSHPIALLDDLRPQDQIQVDDKGLLAIGHGLANFIDNKSPYTANHSIEVARYTVELGKHLGFKDDRLHKLEVAALLHDVGKLGISNKILHKPGKLTDAEFQVITFHPYYSEMILSQVKGFNEISLWACLHHEKLDGSGYHRQYDASKIPPEARIIAIADVFQAIVSDRPYRAGLPYEKVMTIMQSMAEERHLDYDIFAEFAKIAPRLLEHPETKQQKKIARMND, from the coding sequence ATGAAAACTTTTACAATTAATCTTAAATTGGCAGAACTAATAGATGCTTTTTCCCTTGCACTTGACTTAGCCGAAGGCAGACAACTAGGCCATGCGCGACGTACAGCTTCTATAGCTTTATTGCTTGCAATGCACTACGGTGTTAAAGGTAATGAGCTGAATAATATCTACTATACAGCAATGTTACATGATATTGGTTTGTATGACCCGCTTGATACGATTACTGCAATGGATCAAGCCAGTGTTATTCGCAAACATACAATACAGGGTGCAAAGGCAGTAGCTGACATACCTTATATGGAGCCAATATCTCCTTTTATAAAATATCACCACGAACGTTGGGATGGTAAAGGTGAGCCAGAGGGCTTAAAGGGTAAATTAATTCCTTTGCCATCGAGGATTGTTCACCTAGCTGATAGTATCGAAATTTTTGTGAACACTAAAGGTGCAGATAAATACTCACTTCAGAATTTCATTATGCATGAAGCTGGCAGAAAGTTTGATCCAAACCTTGCAAAAATTGCTTATGCAATAACTAAATACGATGAATTTTATGAAACGATGAGTCACCCAATAGCTTTATTAGACGATTTAAGGCCTCAGGATCAGATACAAGTTGATGACAAAGGCTTATTAGCGATTGGACATGGCCTAGCTAATTTTATAGATAACAAAAGCCCCTATACTGCTAACCATAGTATAGAAGTAGCAAGATATACTGTTGAATTGGGCAAACATTTAGGCTTTAAAGATGACCGTTTACATAAGCTCGAAGTTGCTGCGCTTTTACATGATGTTGGTAAGCTTGGAATTTCAAATAAAATATTACACAAACCAGGTAAACTAACAGATGCGGAGTTTCAGGTTATTACTTTTCATCCTTATTATTCTGAGATGATTCTTTCTCAGGTTAAAGGTTTTAATGAAATTAGCTTGTGGGCTTGTTTGCATCATGAAAAATTGGATGGCAGTGGATATCACAGACAATATGATGCTAGTAAAATACCCCCTGAAGCAAGAATAATTGCGATTGCCGATGTGTTTCAGGCGATAGTATCTGATAGGCCATATCGTGCAGGGCTACCTTACGAAAAGGTTATGACAATTATGCAGAGTATGGCAGAGGAAAGGCACTTGGATTATGACATCTTTGCAGAGTTTGCAAAAATAGCTCCGAGATTATTAGAACATCCAGAAACGAAGCAACAGAAAAAAATTGCTCGAATGAACGATTAA
- the spoIIIAG gene encoding stage III sporulation protein AG has translation MNIKDNMTPMRWLLLVAALGFILMVLVADFNISQSLPSDSVDDIVKKNAVTSSDAFGMREYEELYERNLEKILEKVAGVGQVSVMVNIDSTEEVVLGTNTRSTERNTDENDRQGGSRKVTELTEDNQIVILRGNSGGETPVVIKRLKPNIRGIIIVAEGANNIKTHALLSEAAQRALNVSANKISILPMNMHEGN, from the coding sequence ATGAATATTAAAGATAATATGACACCGATGCGCTGGTTACTGCTTGTTGCTGCCTTAGGTTTTATACTAATGGTATTAGTTGCAGATTTTAATATATCACAAAGCCTACCATCAGATTCCGTAGACGATATAGTAAAAAAGAATGCAGTTACGAGTTCAGATGCCTTTGGTATGCGAGAATATGAAGAGCTATATGAAAGAAATCTCGAAAAAATTTTAGAAAAAGTTGCTGGAGTTGGTCAAGTTTCGGTAATGGTAAACATAGATTCTACAGAAGAGGTTGTTTTAGGAACTAATACACGCTCTACAGAACGTAATACTGATGAAAATGACCGACAAGGGGGGAGTCGAAAGGTAACGGAATTAACAGAAGATAACCAGATTGTTATTCTGCGTGGCAACAGTGGTGGTGAAACACCAGTGGTAATTAAACGGTTAAAGCCTAATATACGAGGAATTATTATAGTTGCTGAAGGTGCAAATAACATTAAGACCCATGCCTTACTATCAGAGGCTGCCCAGAGGGCTTTAAATGTTAGTGCTAATAAAATATCTATTTTACCAATGAATATGCATGAAGGAAATTAA
- a CDS encoding CD1247 N-terminal domain-containing protein, whose amino-acid sequence MLERISYMKGLAEGLELDYSTKEGRLLKEMIHVMEDMSFELQQLQSMSEDMEDYVVAIDDDLQLLEQDFYEEDLDELDYDDYDYEFANEPIYLEEELDIEDYEDEMM is encoded by the coding sequence ATGTTAGAGCGCATATCTTATATGAAGGGCTTAGCAGAGGGACTTGAACTCGACTATAGCACTAAAGAAGGCAGATTATTGAAGGAAATGATTCATGTAATGGAAGATATGAGTTTTGAATTGCAGCAGCTACAATCAATGTCTGAGGATATGGAAGACTACGTTGTTGCGATTGACGATGATTTACAATTACTTGAACAAGACTTCTATGAAGAAGATCTGGATGAGCTTGATTATGATGACTATGATTACGAATTTGCTAATGAACCAATATACTTAGAAGAAGAGTTAGATATTGAGGACTACGAGGATGAAATGATGTAA
- the spoIIIAD gene encoding stage III sporulation protein AD, which produces MEILHIVSFGLVATILVILLKEQKPQIAFLLAIITGISIFIFLIGQIAVIIQTIERLALESNIDIVFLETILKIIGIAYIAEFGAQISRDAGEGTIANKIELAGKILIMVLALPIIAVIIETVIQLLP; this is translated from the coding sequence TTGGAAATTTTGCACATTGTGTCATTTGGTTTAGTAGCGACTATTCTAGTCATTTTACTAAAAGAACAGAAACCGCAAATAGCTTTTTTATTAGCAATAATTACTGGAATTTCGATATTTATCTTTTTAATTGGACAAATAGCAGTTATTATCCAAACAATCGAAAGACTGGCACTAGAATCTAATATAGATATCGTGTTCTTAGAAACAATTTTAAAAATCATTGGAATAGCTTACATTGCTGAGTTTGGTGCGCAAATATCTAGAGATGCTGGAGAGGGTACAATTGCTAATAAAATTGAATTAGCGGGAAAGATTCTAATAATGGTTTTAGCACTCCCAATTATTGCAGTAATTATAGAGACAGTGATTCAGCTGCTTCCGTAA
- a CDS encoding DUF441 domain-containing protein, with translation MGGQIALVILIIVGLVGRSHIIATAASFLLILKLTSLDRYFPAIERRGLELGLLFLTMAVLVPFANGKVQVKDVLSVFTSWWGILALVGGAVATYMNYHGLTLLKYDPELMVGLVVGSIIGIVFFKGIPVGPLMAAGITAFLIKFFQLFVK, from the coding sequence ATGGGTGGTCAAATTGCATTAGTAATCCTAATAATCGTTGGTCTTGTCGGCCGCTCTCATATAATAGCGACAGCGGCCAGTTTTTTGTTGATTTTAAAATTGACAAGCCTAGATCGATACTTCCCAGCAATTGAACGTCGTGGTTTAGAGTTAGGATTATTGTTTTTGACAATGGCAGTACTAGTTCCCTTTGCTAATGGAAAGGTACAGGTTAAAGATGTCTTGTCTGTTTTTACGTCTTGGTGGGGAATTCTAGCCCTTGTAGGTGGAGCAGTGGCTACCTATATGAATTATCATGGGTTAACGTTGTTAAAATATGACCCAGAGCTGATGGTTGGTTTAGTTGTTGGATCTATTATAGGTATTGTGTTTTTCAAGGGTATACCTGTAGGCCCGTTAATGGCAGCTGGAATCACTGCCTTTCTAATTAAATTTTTTCAGTTATTTGTTAAATAA
- a CDS encoding DUF2619 domain-containing protein translates to MEKIVLGMGALRLFSGTIEVIAAILIIYLGTVERAMMINAGLAVLGPTVLILVTTLGLFGLAGKISLVKFALIFIGVLFILAGLLK, encoded by the coding sequence ATGGAAAAAATAGTTTTGGGCATGGGGGCTTTACGTTTATTCTCTGGCACTATAGAGGTTATTGCAGCTATTCTAATTATTTATTTAGGAACTGTGGAAAGGGCAATGATGATTAATGCTGGATTAGCAGTTCTAGGTCCTACTGTACTAATCTTAGTCACTACCCTCGGCTTATTTGGTTTGGCAGGAAAAATTTCGTTGGTTAAGTTTGCTTTAATTTTTATTGGAGTTTTATTTATTTTAGCTGGACTTTTAAAATAA
- the spoIIIAB gene encoding stage III sporulation protein SpoIIIAB, producing MVKTIAIVLILTSSTLIGFLLANRYGQRVKELRLIYSALKHFETEIIYGLTPMPEALRNIAKRMESPISNVYYEMSEKFSEHELSTVDIWQTCWRDNRRHLALTKRDYDILMQLGYSIGQTDKENQLKHIGIALSYIQAEEEEARHDQQKHEKMYKYLGFLMGLMVVILMM from the coding sequence TTGGTTAAAACTATTGCGATAGTACTGATTTTGACATCGTCAACGTTAATCGGGTTTTTGTTAGCAAACCGATACGGGCAAAGGGTTAAGGAGCTCCGTCTTATCTACAGTGCTTTAAAGCATTTTGAGACGGAAATTATTTATGGGCTAACGCCAATGCCAGAAGCTTTACGAAATATAGCTAAGCGTATGGAGTCCCCCATCAGCAATGTATATTACGAGATGAGTGAGAAATTCTCTGAACACGAGCTGTCTACCGTAGATATATGGCAAACCTGCTGGCGCGATAATCGCAGGCACCTAGCATTAACAAAGAGGGATTATGATATTTTAATGCAGTTGGGCTATAGCATTGGACAGACAGATAAGGAAAACCAATTAAAGCATATTGGGATAGCTTTATCATATATACAAGCTGAGGAAGAGGAGGCAAGACATGATCAACAAAAACACGAAAAAATGTATAAGTATCTAGGGTTTCTAATGGGATTAATGGTGGTCATTTTAATGATGTAG
- the spoIIIAF gene encoding stage III sporulation protein AF translates to MDFVSAWLKGIILIILFATFMDLLLPSSSMQKYVKLVIGLIIIITMLTPLLVIINGKEAFTGTDFFDWQRGDAIVASAIDEVSQRMTSNQEELTTQAVKQMVRHSVQGVINIQGDYSLVDVVMDTRGEPATDELEITKLEITLVKNAVSTSDQAQSGIIEELPTAIVTDVQLVQIDDIEISSGDSPEQVQDRQNIVESSQQVSELKQMLSKKLEISTNKIHVYIVEEG, encoded by the coding sequence ATGGATTTCGTCAGTGCTTGGCTTAAAGGGATTATTCTAATTATTCTATTCGCAACTTTCATGGATTTATTATTGCCAAGCTCTTCTATGCAGAAATACGTAAAATTAGTTATTGGCTTAATAATAATCATTACCATGCTAACGCCGCTGTTAGTCATTATCAATGGCAAGGAGGCATTTACAGGGACGGATTTTTTTGATTGGCAACGGGGTGATGCTATTGTTGCATCTGCAATAGATGAAGTAAGTCAGCGCATGACTAGCAATCAGGAAGAACTAACAACCCAAGCAGTTAAACAAATGGTTAGACATAGCGTCCAAGGTGTAATAAATATCCAAGGAGACTACTCCCTCGTAGATGTGGTAATGGATACACGGGGTGAGCCAGCCACAGATGAGCTGGAGATAACAAAGCTAGAAATAACATTGGTGAAAAATGCAGTTTCAACTTCTGACCAAGCTCAATCAGGTATAATTGAAGAATTACCTACAGCTATAGTAACGGATGTACAATTAGTACAAATCGATGATATCGAAATTAGTAGTGGCGATAGTCCAGAACAGGTTCAGGATAGACAAAATATAGTAGAGAGTTCACAACAGGTATCGGAGCTAAAGCAAATGCTTAGCAAAAAACTAGAAATATCGACTAATAAAATTCATGTATATATTGTAGAAGAAGGTTAA
- the spoIIIAC gene encoding stage III sporulation protein AC yields MYEVDAIFKIAGIGIAIAFIHTILKQAGKEDIAHWTTLIGFIIIIFMVATKISDLFQTIRQTFLLQ; encoded by the coding sequence ATGTATGAAGTTGATGCCATATTTAAAATTGCTGGTATTGGTATTGCGATTGCGTTTATACACACGATTCTAAAGCAGGCTGGTAAAGAAGACATTGCACATTGGACAACGTTAATAGGGTTTATCATTATTATTTTTATGGTGGCAACAAAGATTAGTGATCTTTTTCAAACAATTCGTCAAACCTTTCTACTACAGTAA
- the spoIIIAA gene encoding stage III sporulation protein AA has protein sequence MWSQGIERILPKSIKRLLLNIPKTKLDTIQEIRLRIYQPLEICLANTSVFLSNIGITADLSNAYKVTKEDCNQLLQAISNHSMYAIEDQLRQGYVTISGGHRVGIVGKVVADGGHIRTIQNISSFNIRVAKQITGVATKLMPELYDSVRKQPYHTLIVSPPQCGKTTLLRDIIREFSRGNERLSIPSYKIAVVDERSELAGSIQGVTQADLGPRTDVLDACPKAEGMMLLIRSMSPQIIAVDEIGSKADANAVDEVLHAGVSIITTAHAFNLEELMGRPIMNEMIQKKVFDRYIVLSNRPEVGTITGIYDKNRMKLSMRRAWIG, from the coding sequence ATGTGGTCGCAGGGGATAGAAAGGATTTTACCAAAATCAATAAAAAGACTTTTACTAAATATACCAAAGACTAAGTTAGACACCATTCAAGAAATACGACTGCGGATATACCAACCGCTTGAAATATGTCTGGCGAATACAAGTGTGTTTTTATCCAATATTGGTATCACAGCAGATTTATCAAATGCTTATAAAGTTACAAAAGAGGATTGTAACCAGCTCTTGCAGGCTATTAGTAACCATTCCATGTATGCAATTGAAGACCAGCTAAGACAGGGATATGTGACAATTTCTGGAGGACACCGCGTTGGAATTGTCGGCAAAGTTGTTGCAGATGGCGGACATATTCGTACGATTCAAAATATAAGTAGCTTCAATATACGAGTAGCGAAACAGATTACAGGGGTAGCTACCAAGCTAATGCCTGAGCTTTATGACTCAGTTCGAAAACAGCCATATCATACATTAATTGTATCACCCCCTCAATGTGGTAAAACAACCTTACTCAGAGACATAATTAGGGAGTTTAGTAGAGGAAACGAAAGGCTTAGCATACCAAGCTATAAAATAGCTGTAGTTGATGAGCGATCAGAATTAGCAGGGTCTATACAAGGAGTTACTCAGGCTGATTTAGGGCCCCGGACTGATGTGCTTGATGCTTGCCCAAAGGCCGAAGGCATGATGCTACTAATCAGATCAATGTCGCCGCAAATTATAGCAGTTGATGAAATAGGGTCAAAGGCTGACGCGAATGCAGTAGATGAAGTTCTGCATGCAGGGGTTAGTATTATTACCACTGCCCATGCCTTTAATTTAGAGGAGTTAATGGGACGACCAATTATGAATGAAATGATACAAAAAAAGGTTTTTGACCGTTATATAGTTTTATCTAATAGACCAGAGGTAGGTACAATTACGGGAATATACGATAAAAACAGAATGAAATTATCGATGAGGAGGGCCTGGATTGGTTAA
- a CDS encoding phosphosulfolactate synthase, translating into MHELGKTMIIDKGIGISQIKDMLTFGKAHLDFLKYGFGTSCLYEPISLIEKNELLTKSNVICFPGGTLFEAAYYKNMVNSFFDDILKYSFTGVEISHGTIDVDDMDRHNYIRRAKQMQLTVFSELGKKNETGFKDIIESVKRDLDAGSDYVVLEGRETGTSGLYNKEGAVADDILNIFEAESDLLPYIIWEAPCMEQQILLLKHFGANVNIGNVAFQDVLSLAALRRGLRSDTFFDFLS; encoded by the coding sequence ATGCATGAATTAGGTAAAACGATGATAATAGATAAAGGTATAGGTATTTCCCAAATCAAAGATATGCTTACATTTGGTAAAGCGCATCTAGATTTTCTTAAATATGGTTTTGGAACCAGCTGCTTATACGAGCCAATATCGCTAATTGAAAAAAACGAGCTACTTACGAAAAGCAACGTAATTTGCTTTCCTGGTGGGACATTATTTGAGGCAGCGTATTATAAAAACATGGTTAACTCTTTCTTTGACGACATCCTTAAATATTCCTTCACAGGTGTTGAAATATCTCACGGAACTATTGACGTAGATGATATGGATCGGCATAACTATATTCGTAGGGCTAAACAAATGCAACTAACAGTATTCTCTGAGCTTGGCAAAAAAAACGAAACTGGGTTTAAAGATATCATTGAATCTGTAAAACGAGACCTTGATGCTGGATCTGATTATGTTGTTCTTGAGGGTAGAGAAACTGGAACTAGTGGTCTTTATAACAAAGAAGGCGCTGTAGCAGACGACATATTAAACATTTTCGAAGCAGAGTCTGACTTACTACCGTATATTATCTGGGAAGCACCTTGCATGGAACAACAGATATTGCTACTTAAGCACTTTGGAGCTAATGTTAATATCGGAAATGTCGCTTTCCAAGATGTGTTATCTCTAGCGGCACTAAGAAGAGGTTTACGTAGTGATACGTTTTTTGACTTTTTATCATAA
- a CDS encoding MFS transporter: MVPLMNPQPLNTSHTWSLVGLSLVPFVMVLGNSMLIPILPDMQKELSITQFQVSLIITAFSIPAAIVIPISGYLSDHYGRKKVIIPALLIYALGGLIAGFAASFLGDKAYPLIIAGRIIQGIGAAGTAPIAMALASDIFTDESRSKALGIIEAANGIGKVISPILGSLIAIIVWYATFFAFPILCIPIALIMWLVVAEPKGNINKQTVSDYIKSVIKIFKSKGVGLFAAFLAGSVTLFILFGLLFFLSDILEKRYQIDGVYKGFIIAIPLLVMAITAYITGRIAKSKLSKMKRLILVGMSLIALGSGVSVITTDTYYLMALLVIIGIGSGLVLPCLNTIITGSIQAKERGIVTSLYGSVRFTGVAIGPPVFGYLMKISQQIMYMTMSGLAIFTALIAYFLIQNKKNLSAQKK; encoded by the coding sequence ATGGTGCCATTAATGAATCCTCAACCGTTAAACACCTCGCACACATGGTCTTTAGTTGGGTTAAGCTTAGTCCCATTTGTAATGGTATTAGGAAATTCCATGTTAATTCCAATATTACCCGACATGCAAAAAGAACTCTCAATCACCCAGTTCCAGGTGAGTTTGATAATTACTGCTTTCTCAATCCCAGCTGCCATTGTCATTCCCATTAGTGGATATTTATCAGATCATTACGGACGTAAAAAGGTCATTATACCAGCACTATTAATCTATGCCTTAGGCGGACTCATTGCTGGCTTTGCCGCATCGTTTCTAGGGGACAAAGCCTATCCATTAATTATTGCTGGAAGGATTATTCAAGGTATTGGTGCCGCTGGAACAGCTCCTATTGCCATGGCCCTAGCAAGTGATATTTTTACTGATGAATCAAGAAGTAAAGCACTTGGTATTATTGAGGCTGCTAATGGTATTGGCAAGGTTATCAGCCCAATACTTGGATCGCTAATAGCAATTATCGTATGGTATGCTACATTTTTCGCCTTTCCTATTTTATGTATCCCTATAGCTTTAATCATGTGGTTAGTAGTTGCAGAACCAAAGGGCAATATTAATAAACAAACTGTATCTGACTATATAAAAAGTGTAATCAAAATATTTAAAAGCAAAGGAGTAGGTTTGTTTGCTGCTTTTTTAGCAGGCTCTGTTACACTTTTTATCTTATTTGGATTACTGTTCTTTCTATCTGATATTTTAGAAAAACGCTATCAAATTGATGGTGTTTATAAAGGTTTTATAATAGCTATCCCACTTTTAGTTATGGCTATCACAGCTTATATAACAGGTAGAATAGCAAAAAGTAAACTTAGTAAAATGAAACGACTAATACTTGTAGGAATGTCTTTAATTGCCCTAGGAAGCGGAGTGTCTGTAATAACGACTGATACCTATTATCTAATGGCATTACTCGTTATAATTGGTATTGGAAGCGGACTAGTTCTTCCTTGTCTAAATACAATTATTACTGGTTCAATCCAAGCTAAAGAACGCGGTATCGTTACCTCATTGTATGGTAGTGTTAGATTTACTGGCGTGGCAATAGGACCACCTGTATTTGGCTACTTAATGAAAATATCCCAACAAATCATGTATATGACAATGAGTGGCTTAGCAATATTTACAGCTTTGATTGCTTATTTTCTAATTCAAAACAAAAAGAATTTATCGGCACAAAAAAAATAG
- the accB gene encoding acetyl-CoA carboxylase biotin carboxyl carrier protein, translating to MFKISEIKELIKLLDSTNVSELEIESEGTKLSIKKDNNIYQGTPVSNTNIESVPVVKQAVQTPAKADFNLEAQAAPIAQPAKTADSSIIEIKSPMVGTFYSSPSPDAEVYVKVGDQVKANDVVCIVEAMKLMNEIEAECNGKIVEVCVENGQLVEYGQTLFKVSKE from the coding sequence ATGTTTAAAATTTCAGAAATAAAAGAGTTAATTAAGCTACTAGATAGCACGAACGTAAGTGAGTTAGAAATAGAGAGTGAAGGAACAAAGCTGTCTATCAAGAAAGATAATAACATTTATCAAGGAACACCAGTATCTAACACGAATATAGAGTCTGTTCCAGTTGTTAAGCAAGCAGTGCAAACGCCAGCAAAGGCAGATTTTAACTTAGAAGCACAGGCAGCACCGATAGCGCAACCAGCTAAAACTGCAGATTCCAGTATCATAGAGATAAAATCTCCGATGGTAGGAACGTTCTACTCTTCCCCATCACCAGACGCAGAAGTGTATGTAAAGGTTGGAGATCAAGTTAAAGCTAATGATGTCGTATGTATTGTGGAAGCAATGAAATTGATGAATGAGATAGAAGCAGAATGTAATGGCAAGATAGTTGAAGTATGTGTTGAAAATGGACAGCTTGTAGAATACGGCCAAACATTATTTAAAGTAAGTAAGGAATAG